From the Heterodontus francisci isolate sHetFra1 unplaced genomic scaffold, sHetFra1.hap1 HAP1_SCAFFOLD_102, whole genome shotgun sequence genome, one window contains:
- the LOC137359395 gene encoding histone H2AX-like, whose translation MSGRGKTGGKARAKAKSRSSRAGLQFPVGRVHRLLRKGNYAERVGAGAPVYLAAVLEYLTAEILELAGNAARDNKKTRIIPRHLQLAVRNDEELNMLLGGVTIAQGGVLPNIQAVLLPKKTSAQSSQ comes from the coding sequence atgtctggaagaggaaagaccggcggcaaagctcgggccaaggccaagtctcgctcctcccgggctggactgcagttcccggtgggccgtgttcacaggctcctgagaaagggcaactatgctgagcgtgtgggtgccggagccccggtctatctggctgctgtgctcgagtatctgaccgctgaaatcctcgaactcgccggtaacgcggcccgggacaacaagaagacccgcatcatccccagacacctgcagctggccgtccgcaacgacgaggagctcaacatgctgctgggaggggtgaccatcgctcagggcggggtgctgcctaatatccaggccgtgctgttgcccaagaaaaccagcgctcagagctcccag